The Polyangium aurulentum genomic interval CCTATGGCCGCAACTGGTGGGGCGGTACGCCGCCGGGCTGGGCCGACAAGACGCACACCGTTCGCACGGGCATCTGCCTGACGCGCGAGAAGTTCGTCGCGTACTTCTACGGCGCCGACCTCGGCCCCGAGGGGCTCGCGCAATCGATGATCCAGACGCGCTGCACCTACGGCATCGCGCTCGACATGAACGCGGGCCACAGCGGCCTCGAGTTTTACAAGGTGGCGCCCTCGGAGGAGATGGAGCCGCTCGGCAGGCCGCTGTCGTACGACTGGGAGGCCGAGGGCAGCGTGCCCGGGCTCGACGGCTGGAAGTTCCGCGGCCGCAGGTTCATCCGCGGCATGGGCCTCATGAACTTCCCCCGCTACATCAAGCGCGAGGCGCGCGACTTCTTCTACATGACCCTGCGCCACGTGCTGCCCGGCCCCGGGCTCGCGCCCGTCGCGCAGCCGGCCGTCGAGGGGGAGGGACAGTGGCGCGTGAAGGGCCTGCCCCAGCACGGCTTTCCCTACGCGCTCGCCGTCACCGATCTGCGCATCGACCCGGCGCGCCCCGACGTGAAGGCGCGCGTGGTGAAGATCGATCCGCGCACGCTCTCCGCCGCGCCCGCTTCAGGCGCGAAGCCCGCGAAGACCGTGGCCGTGCTCGACGCAGGGAGCGCCGATGCCGTGGGGCCTTCGGCTCCCTCGCTGTGGTACTCGACCGCGGCCTTCTCCATCGCGCCCGAGCCTCCCGTGCAGGGCGCCGTCCGCCTCGCGACGGGCGCCGGCGCAGGCGCTCCCGCCGTCGCCGCGGCGTGCGTGAGCGATGAAGACGGCATGCTGCTCTACGCAGAGCTTTCGCCCGCGCCCGCGCAGCCTTCGCCCGCGGATGGCAAGAAGCTCGACGAGCTGCTCGCGCACGCAGGATGCTCGTCGCGCATGATGCTCTCGCGCTCGATTGGCCTCACGCTCGGCGGCGATACCGACCTCGCAGGCGCGGCCGTTCACCCGCCCTCCGGCCCCAGCGCGGTTCGCCTCGTTCGCGCGGAAGCGCCAGGCGGACGCCGTTTCATGGAGGACACGCCGGTCGTTCCGTTCAACGTCTGGTACCCGCTGCAGCAAAAGCGCATCCGCTACTTCAAGCGGCCTCAGAAAGCAGAAGCCGAGGACGCCTCCTCGAACTGAGCGGGCTGAGCCGTGCGGACAACCCTCCATGATTGTGGCGCTGGCCATGATCCCGGCGCTTGTTCCCTGGCCCGAGGGGGTCGGAGCACGACTTGGACGGGGAACACCGATAGAAAGAAACTCGCGAAGGGCGCGCACTCTGAGTAGGCTCTTCCCAAACGATCATCCCGTTTCCCGTGCTTACGCCGGGGCGACGAGCGCATCGCTGCGCGAGACCTCTACTCGCGACGTGCGAGATGTGCGAAGGAGATTGAGAAGTCGCCGCGGCGGGACCCGCCGCATCTCTCGGAGGAATGGCAGAACATGGCCGATGACAAGGGCAGCGATCTCGACGTCTTCGAGGGGCTCGCAAAGAAAGCCCCTCGCAGCACCGCGCCGGGGCTGACGCCCCCGCCCCCGTCGAATGCGAGTAAGCGCACGCTGCTTGGGGGCGTCGGGCCCGTCCCCCTGCCGCCCCCGCCGGGCAGCGCCGCCGCCCCGCCGCTCGCACCCACGATGCCGAGCGCGCCGGGCTCGCTCCCGCCCCCGCTCACCTCGCCCCCGGGCGCGCGCATCTCGGCGCCGCTGCCGCCGCCTCCTGGCGCCGTCAGCACGCCGCTGCCGCCCCCGCCGCCCGCCACGAGCGCGCCGATGCCCTCGGTGCCGCTGCCGCCGCCGCCCGCCGCAGCCTCGACGCTGACGCCGGGCATGCCGCTGCCGCCGCCGCCCGGAGCCTCGAGCGTGCCGCTGCCGCCGCCTCCTGGCGCCGCGGTCAGCACGCCGCTGCCCGTTCCGCTGCCCCCGCCGCCCGCCGCGGCCCCCGCAGGCGAGACGGCCAAGAGCGCGCCTCCGCCCGGCGGCAAGGCAGCCGTCGACATGGACTGGGACGACGAAGAAGAGTCGACCCACGTCTTCGACGCGAGCAAGGGTGATCCCCAGGTCCCCGGCGGCCCGCGTCCTGCCGCAGGCGCGCCCCCGGTGAGCGCCGCCGCCGCTGCGCTGCTCTCGAGCTCGGGAGGCGCCGCGCGCGCGGTGATGCCCTCCGCGCCTTCGGTGCAGCTCCCGGCGCCCGCGCTGCCGCCGCCGGCCGCGCCCGCGCCCATGGGCGTGGCGACCACGCTGCAGTCGGCCGCGCCGGTGCCGCTGCCGCCCACCTCGCATTCGCCCAGCACGACGCGCTCGGAGGCCACTGCGGTGCGTCCCCGCGCCGCGCTCGTGGCAGAGGGCATGCCGCAGGCTCAGCAGAGCGGCGGCAGCAAGCTCGGCATCGTGTTCAGCGCGCTCGCGCTGGTCGCGGTCATCGCGCTGGCCGTCTTCATGTTCCTGCCCAAGAAGGGCGCGCTCAAGATCGACATCCAGGCCAAGGGCGGCGCCCCCGTCGGCAAGGCGGAGATCTTCGTCGACGGCAAGAAGGAGTGCGACACGACTCCCTGCGTCGTCAGCGAGCTGTCGCCTGGCCCGAAGACGATCAAGGTCATCGCGCCGGAGTTCGCCCCCGCCCAGCCCGTCACCGCGACGGTCGAGGCCGGCAAGGAGACCCCGGTGATGATCACGGTCGACAGCGCGGGCACGCCGGCGACGTCGCCCTCCGCGGCGATGGCCACCGTGACGGGCCTCAAGATCCTCGCGGGCACGCCGAACGCGAAGGTCTTCGTCGACGGCACCGAGAAGGGCACGCTCCCGGTCGAGCTGAAGGATCTCGCGCCCGGCTCGCACAAGCTGCGCTTCGAGGCCGGCGACCGCTACGACAAGCTCGAGCAGACCGTCGACGTCGAGACCGGCAAGCTGAAGGACGTCGGCCCGATCAAGCTGAAGGTCCTGAAGGGCCAGGTCGCGCTCGAGCTCGCCACCGAGGGCGCGCAGGTGAAGCTCGTCGACCAGAAGAAGGTCGAGCGCAAGGTGCCCGAGAAGGAGTGGAAGAACCAGCCCGTGAAGATCGAGCTCGATCCGAACGGCGGCTGGAAGATCGTGGCCACCAAGAAGGGCTTCGACGACTTCTCCGAGACGGTCAACTTCGACGACGGCGTCGCCGAGAAGACGATCCGCATCTCGCTCAGCGAGACCGGCAAGGCTTCGGACACGAGCGCGGCCGTCACCGGCTCGGTCTCGGACAACAGCGCCACGGGCTCGGCCACGGGCTCGACCACGGGCTCGACGGGCGGCACGACCGCGCCCGCTGGCGGCGAGACCAAGGCGCCCGCTGCTCCCGCTCCCGCGGGCGGCAACGGCACGATCAACATCAACTCGATCCCCGTCTCGAAGGTGGTGCTCGATGGCCGTCCGCTCGGGAGCACGCCGAAGGTCGGCGTGAGCGTCCCCGCGGGCTCGCACACGGTCATCTTCATCCACCCCGAGAAGGGCAAGCAGACCGTCACCGTCACCGTGAAGGCTGGCGAGACGAAGACGGCCGCCGTCAAGTTCAAGTGACGGGTTAGCGGCCCAGCTCGAGAGGGCTCGCCGAGAGGCGGGCCCTTTCGCTTTTGTGGCCTCTACGGCGCGTCTTCGCTCTCGCTGCGCGCGGCCCACTCTCGCCACGTGAGCGCGCAGCGTCGATCGTCGGCGTTCGCGCCGCCCGCGCAGTACGCCGGATCGAACGGCGGACCGAGCACGTCGATCTCGATGCGGCTCACGAACGGCAGCGCGCGCCGCCCGATCGCGACCAGCTCGCGCTGGCGGCGCAGGTAAGCCTCTTTCTTCGCCTCGCCCACCATCGCGGCGAGCTGGCGTTCGAGCCGCTCGCGCAGCTCGGCATCCTCGGTCACCGCGAGCGTGCGCTGCAGGAGCCGGATCGCCGCGTCGCGCTCACCTTGCCGCCCCAGGATCCCCGCGCCCGCGACGGCTGCCCAGCCCATGAAGCCCTCGTCGCCGCCCAGCTCCGCCGCGCGCGCGAGCATGCGCGCCCCGTCCGCGCGCCACGCCTCGCGCTCCCCCTCGGGCAGCGCGCCCGGACCGATGAACGCGACGTACTGGCCCGCCGTGCGCCACAGCTCGGCGTCGAGCGGCCTGCTCTCGAGGCCGCGCTCGAAGATCGCGCGCGTGCGCCTCGCGTCCTCGGGCGTCGCCGCCGTCACCTGCAACATGATGAGCGCATCGGCGAGCATGTACGGCTCGCGAAACTGCGGATCGAGCGCGTTGATGGTGTCGATGAGATCGGCCAGGTTGTCGAACTTCCTGCGGTCGAGCGTGTGCTGCCCCTGCGAGACGAGCACGTGCGCCCAGAGCACGTCGGCGAGCGCCGCGCGGTAGCCGAGCGACAGCGCCACCACCTGCTGCGGCGGCGGCAGCAGATGCACGTCCGATGTCTCCTTCACGTGCGCGTGCATGCCGGCGACCTTCGCGCGCACGCTGCCGATGCACAGCGCCGCTGCCCCCACGACGATCGCCGTGCGCAGGAGGGCGCGCCTCTGCGGCATCACTCCACCTGCCGGTCGACGAACATGCCGGGCAAGACGCGCGGGGGCTGCCCCGGGACGCGCTCGCCGCGCACCTCGAAGGTGGACAGCGTCCCGTCGCCGTCGAGATCGCCGTGCGCGAGCGCAGAGAAGCGCATCACGCGCGTGACCGGATCGATCTCGCTGTCGAAGCGGAACGAGAAGGCGTGGGGCTCGTCGATGTGGAAGTCGAGCGACTTCCAGGTGAGGTGCTCCCAGATCTCGGGCGGATCGACGACGCGCACGCCGCGCGGCACCTCGGCGGGCGTGAGCGGCGCGGAGGGCGGAAAGGAGATCTCCTGGGGCTTGGCCGCGGCGTAGGCGACGGCGCTGGTCACGATGCGATCGAGGTTCTCGATCGGCTCGCTCAGCTTCGACGCGTGCAGGTTGCGGACGAACGCAGGCACGGCCACAGCGAGGACGCTGCCGCCGATCGCGAACGCCGCGCTCAGCTCGAGCGCGCTCCACGAGCGCCACATGCGCCCTCTCTACCGCGGATCGCTCCGCGGCGCAGCCTGCGCCGAGGGGACAAAAAGCAACGAGGGGGCGCCCTGTGACGGGCGGCCCCCTCGCTGGAAAACGGGGCGCGAGGTCAGACCTCGATCATTCGTACTCGTTCGAGGGGAAGATCTGCGTCGCGGGCGACAGGTTCTTCGAGGTCGCGTCGATCTTGGCCGTGATGGTGAAGATGCCGAACTCGGTGCCGTCGCCGTCGAGATCGCCCTTCGCCGCCGCCTCGAAGCCCGTGGCGCCGGGGTCCGGGCCGCCCACGCCCGGCCCGATGTAACCGCTGCCGGAGGTGTAGTGGTACTGGTAGTAATGCGGCGCATTGATGGTGAACTTCAGGCACTTCCAGCCGGTCGTGGCGTCGCCCTGATCGAAGTCGCCTTTGTTCACGTTGTTCGGCTGGTACTTCTTGCCGGGCGGCACCGCGGCGGCGGGCACGGGCGTCGCGCTCTTGCAGAGGGCGTGCACCGCGGCCGACGACTGCGCGCCGGGGGCGAGAAGCTCCGAGTCCACCGTCTCGCGCTCGTACGCCTCCTGCGCGGCGTGCGAGATGCGACCGAGCTGCAGCTTGGCCTCGGAGGTCTTCGAGTTCTTGAGCAGCCGGTCGACGCCGAAGATGGCGAGCGTCGCCAGGACGCCGATGATGGCCACGACGATCATGAGCTCGACGAGCGTGAAGCCGCGTTTCGAATAACGATTGTATGCCCGCATGACGAACCTCCTCGAACGATGAACCCGCCGAGCATGACGCCCGCGCGCTCCGTGTAGAACCTGTTGTCTCGAGCGCAATGGCGCTCGATGCATTCGGAGCCCGGCCGCAAAGAGCGTCCGGGAAACGAGACCCCATCCGACGCGAGGAGCGATGATCCGCTACTCGTCGTCGCTCACCGATTTGTCCACGCAGATCTGTCCGGTCCGCGAGGACGCTGCGAAGCGGGATTGAATCCCATCTGCGTCTTGATCGCCCCCCGCGCTCACCACGAACCACGGGCCCTCGATATTCGAGTGCGCCGAGGCCCAGTTGCCGCAGTAGGCCACGTTCGACACCGCCACGTCGGGGGCGACGCCCGCCACCACCGCATATCCGAATTTCACGGGGCCGTCGGTGATGACGTTGAGCTCTTTCCAGTCCTTGTACCGCTTGTGATTGCTATTGTCCCAGTCACTCTTCTTGTCGCTCGGGGAATACGGATACCAATCGGTCAGCGAATCGGAGCAGTCCTTGTATTGAAACGTCTCCGATTTGTACGCTTCCTCGGCGATCCGGATCCCCTGCATGACCGCCTTGACCTCGGCCGAGCCCGCGCTCCTCAAGTATCGTTGATACCCGACGATCGCGAGCGTCGCGAGGATGCCGATCATTGCGACCACGATCATCAGCTCGGTGAGGGTGAACCCGCGGCGCTTTGCTCTGCTCTGGGTTCCGCCGCCGAGCTGCATCGTGCTGGAGACTAGAGCAGGCTCCGTGCCAGGGCCAAAATCAGTCGTTCGCGGGGGGAAAAGCGGGGTGGGACACGAGCGTGGTGACCAAAATTGTCACCGGCGGGCATCGCGCGGTGACAATTCGCGGCGCGCACCCTGGACGGCCACGCCGCCCTCCCCCTCGTCGTCGTCGTCGGCCCCGGCGCCCGTATCGAGCCCGTGCTTGGCGAGGCGGTAGCGCAAGGAGCGGAAGGTCACGCCGAGCAGCTTCGCCGCCGCCTTGCGCACGCCGCCCGTTCGCTCGAGCGCCTGCAGAATGAGCCGCCGCTCGACCTCGCCGAGCACGTCGTCGAGCGCGCAGCCCTCGTTCGGCAGCTCCGAAAGAAGAGGGGCGGGGCTCGCGGAGAGGCCGCTCACCTGCGCGGGCAGATCGCCGAGGCCAATGGCCGGGCCCGAGGCGAGGGCGACCGCGCGCTCCATCATGTTCTCGAGCTCGCGCACGTTGCCCGGGAAAGGATGCGCGTCGAGCGCCCGCAGCGCGTCCGGGGTCAAGCCGCGCACGTCCTTGCCGAGCTCGCTCGCAAAGCGGCGCACGAAGCGCTCGGCGAGCCGCGGGATGTCGCCCGGCCGCTCGCGCAAGGGCGGCAGCTCGAGGCGGATCACGTTGAGGCGATAGTAAAGGTCTTGCCGGAGCTTGCCCTCGCGCACGAGGGCCTCGACGTCGCGGTTCGTCGCGGCGAGCACGCGCACGTCGACGGCCACCTCGGCCGAGCTGCCCACGGCGCGCACCTTTCGCTCCTGCAGCACGCGCAAGAGCTTCACCTGGAGCGTGGCCGGCAGCTCGCCCACCTCGTCGAGCAGCACCGTGCCGCCGTCCGCCTCGCGGAACAGGCCGAGCGTGCGCGCGGCGGCGCCCGTGAACGAGCCCTTCTCGTGGCCGAACAGCTCGCTCTCCATGAGCGCCTCGGGCAGGGCGCCGCAGTTGACCACGAGGAAGGGCTTCTTCGCCCGGTCACTGCGCTCGTGCAGCGCGCGCGCGACGCGCTCTTTTCCGGTGCCGCTCTCGCCCGTGATCAGCACCGTCGTGCGCGTGGGCGCGATCTTGCCGATCACCTCGGCGACCTTGGCCATGGCCGGGCTCGTGCCGAAGATGTCGCTCCCGCTCTCGGGCTCGAGGCGCGACAGGTGCGCGCGCAGGCGCTGGTTCTCGAGCAGGATCGAGCTCTTCTCGAGCGCCTTCTGCGCGAGCGCGGTCAGCTCGGCCGGGGAGAAGGGCTTGGTGACGAAGTCGTAGGCGCCGCGGCGCATCGCATCGAGGGCCGCCTCGACCGTGGAGTGCGCCGTCATCACGATGACCTCGGTCGCGTTCGAGCGCTCCTTGGCCGCCGTGAGCACCTCGATGCCCGAGCCGTCGGGCATCACGAGATCGGTGAGCACGAGCGGGAAGGGCTGCGGGTTCTGCCGCAGGGCCTCGATCGCGTCGCGGACGCCGGGGGCGGTCACGACGTCCATGCCTTGCCGGCGGAAGGCGATCGCGAGCGTCTGCCTGATCCCAGGCTCGTCATCGACAACCAGGATCCGCGTCGCCGTGCTCGGAGGGACGCTGGGCGGGATGGAGGCCATCCTGCGAAAAATATCACGCCGCTCGAAGGAGTCGGACATTCTTCGTGGACCCTAATCCGACCGCGGCGAGGAGCAGCCGCGAAACGTCATTTGCA includes:
- a CDS encoding PEGA domain-containing protein, with protein sequence MADDKGSDLDVFEGLAKKAPRSTAPGLTPPPPSNASKRTLLGGVGPVPLPPPPGSAAAPPLAPTMPSAPGSLPPPLTSPPGARISAPLPPPPGAVSTPLPPPPPATSAPMPSVPLPPPPAAASTLTPGMPLPPPPGASSVPLPPPPGAAVSTPLPVPLPPPPAAAPAGETAKSAPPPGGKAAVDMDWDDEEESTHVFDASKGDPQVPGGPRPAAGAPPVSAAAAALLSSSGGAARAVMPSAPSVQLPAPALPPPAAPAPMGVATTLQSAAPVPLPPTSHSPSTTRSEATAVRPRAALVAEGMPQAQQSGGSKLGIVFSALALVAVIALAVFMFLPKKGALKIDIQAKGGAPVGKAEIFVDGKKECDTTPCVVSELSPGPKTIKVIAPEFAPAQPVTATVEAGKETPVMITVDSAGTPATSPSAAMATVTGLKILAGTPNAKVFVDGTEKGTLPVELKDLAPGSHKLRFEAGDRYDKLEQTVDVETGKLKDVGPIKLKVLKGQVALELATEGAQVKLVDQKKVERKVPEKEWKNQPVKIELDPNGGWKIVATKKGFDDFSETVNFDDGVAEKTIRISLSETGKASDTSAAVTGSVSDNSATGSATGSTTGSTGGTTAPAGGETKAPAAPAPAGGNGTININSIPVSKVVLDGRPLGSTPKVGVSVPAGSHTVIFIHPEKGKQTVTVTVKAGETKTAAVKFK
- a CDS encoding type IV pilin protein → MRAYNRYSKRGFTLVELMIVVAIIGVLATLAIFGVDRLLKNSKTSEAKLQLGRISHAAQEAYERETVDSELLAPGAQSSAAVHALCKSATPVPAAAVPPGKKYQPNNVNKGDFDQGDATTGWKCLKFTINAPHYYQYHYTSGSGYIGPGVGGPDPGATGFEAAAKGDLDGDGTEFGIFTITAKIDATSKNLSPATQIFPSNEYE
- a CDS encoding type IV pilin protein, whose translation is MQLGGGTQSRAKRRGFTLTELMIVVAMIGILATLAIVGYQRYLRSAGSAEVKAVMQGIRIAEEAYKSETFQYKDCSDSLTDWYPYSPSDKKSDWDNSNHKRYKDWKELNVITDGPVKFGYAVVAGVAPDVAVSNVAYCGNWASAHSNIEGPWFVVSAGGDQDADGIQSRFAASSRTGQICVDKSVSDDE
- a CDS encoding sigma-54-dependent transcriptional regulator, with the protein product MASIPPSVPPSTATRILVVDDEPGIRQTLAIAFRRQGMDVVTAPGVRDAIEALRQNPQPFPLVLTDLVMPDGSGIEVLTAAKERSNATEVIVMTAHSTVEAALDAMRRGAYDFVTKPFSPAELTALAQKALEKSSILLENQRLRAHLSRLEPESGSDIFGTSPAMAKVAEVIGKIAPTRTTVLITGESGTGKERVARALHERSDRAKKPFLVVNCGALPEALMESELFGHEKGSFTGAAARTLGLFREADGGTVLLDEVGELPATLQVKLLRVLQERKVRAVGSSAEVAVDVRVLAATNRDVEALVREGKLRQDLYYRLNVIRLELPPLRERPGDIPRLAERFVRRFASELGKDVRGLTPDALRALDAHPFPGNVRELENMMERAVALASGPAIGLGDLPAQVSGLSASPAPLLSELPNEGCALDDVLGEVERRLILQALERTGGVRKAAAKLLGVTFRSLRYRLAKHGLDTGAGADDDDEGEGGVAVQGARRELSPRDARR